A stretch of Cucumis sativus cultivar 9930 chromosome 2, Cucumber_9930_V3, whole genome shotgun sequence DNA encodes these proteins:
- the LOC101215667 gene encoding adenosylhomocysteinase 1 (The RefSeq protein has 2 substitutions compared to this genomic sequence): MSLIVEKTAAGRENKVKDMSQADFGRLEIELAEVEMPGLMACRTEFGPSQPFKGARITGSLHMTIQTAVLIETLTALGAEVRWCSCNIFSTQDHAAAAIARDSAAVFAWKGETLQEYWWCTERALDWGPGGGPDLIVDDGGDATLLIHEGVKAEEIYEKTGALPDPASTDNAEFQIVLTIIRDGLKSDPKRYHKMKERLVGVSEETTTGVKRLYQMQSSGTLLFPAINVNDSVTKSKFDNLYGCRHSLPDGLMRATDVMIAGKVAVVCGYGDVGKGCAAALKQAGARVIVTEIDPICALQALMEGLQVLTLEDAVSEADIFVTTTGNKDIIMVDHMRKMKNNAIVCNIGHFDNEIDMLGLENCPGVKRITIKPQTDRWVFPETNVGIIVLAEGRLMNLGCATGHPSFVMSCSFTNQVIAQLELWNERASGKYEKKVYVLPKHLDEKVAALHLGKLGAKLTKLSKDQADYINVPVEGPYKPAHYRY, from the exons ATGTCTCTCATCGTCGAGAAGACCGCCGCCGGCCGTGAGTACAAGGTCAAGGACATGTCTCAGGCCGACTTCGGTCGTCTCGAGATCGAGCTCGCCGAAGTTGAAATGCCCGGTCTCATGGCCTGCCGTACTGAATTCGGCCCTTCCCAGCCATTCAAGGGAGCTCGCATCACCGGTTCCCTCCACATGACCATCCAGACTGCTGTTCTCATCGAAACCCTCACCGCTCTTGGCGCTGAAGTCCGTTGGTGCTCCTGCAACATTTTCTCCACCCAGGACCACGCCGCTGCCGCGATTGCTCGTGACAGTGCTGCTGTCTTTGCCTGGAAAGGAGAGACTCTTCAGGAGTACTGGTGGTGCACTGAGCGCGCCTTGGATTGGGGCCCTGGTGGTGGTCCGGATCTGATTGTTGATGATGGCGGTGACGCAACTCTCTTGATTCACGAGGGAGTTAAGGCGGAGGAGATTTATGAGAAGACTGGTGCTCTTCCTGACCCTGCTTCTACTGATAACGCTGAGTTTCAGATCGTGTTGACGATTATTAGAGATGGATTGAAATCTGACCCTAAGAGGTACCACAAGATGAAGGAGAGATTGGTTGGTGTTTCCGAAGAGACTACCACTGGTGTTAAGAGGCTTTACCAGATGCAGTCAAGTGGAACCTTGTTGTTCCCTGCCATTAATGTCAATGACTCTGTCACTAAGAGCAAG TTTGACAACTTGTATGGATGCCGTCACTCTCTCCCTGATGGTCTGATGAGAGCTACCGATGTCATGATTGCCGGTAAGGTAGCTGTTGTGTGCGGTTATGGAGATGTGGGAAAGGGTTGTGCCGCTGCCCTCAAGCAAGCTGGAGCTCGTGTGATCGTGACTGAGATCGATCCAATTTGTGCCCTCCAGGCTCTTATGGAAGGCCTTCAAGTACTCACCCTGGAAGATGCTGTCTCGGAGGCTGACATCTTCGTCACCACCACCGGTAACAAAGATATCATCATGGTTGATCACatgagaaagatgaagaacAATGCCATTGTTTGCAACATTGGTCACTTTGACAATGAGATTGACATGCTCGGTCTTGAGAATTACCCTGGTGTGAAGCGTATCACCATCAAGCCTCAAACAGATAGGTGGGTCTTCCCTGAAACCAATGTCGGCATCATCGTGTTGGCTGAGGGGCGACTCATGAACTTAGGTTGTGCCACCGGACACCCCAGCTTTGTGATGTCCTGCTCATTCACAAACCAAGTGATTGCACAGCTCGAGCTATGGAACGAGAGGGCATCCGGGAAGTACGAGAAGAAGGTGTATGTGTTGCCAAAGCACCTGGACGAGAAGGTGGCTGCACTTCACCTGGGCAAACTGGGGGCTAAGCTAACCAAGCTGAGCAAGGATCAAGCTGACTACATTAATGTGCCAGTTGAGGGACCATACAAGCCTGCTCACTACAGGTACTGA